A single region of the Brachypodium distachyon strain Bd21 chromosome 3, Brachypodium_distachyon_v3.0, whole genome shotgun sequence genome encodes:
- the LOC100827800 gene encoding protein RER1A: MMDPSSSTAPAAAVPAHAPAAASIGAGDGGGPAAAVSAAVATASRRFQHLLDRSTPHVGRRWLGLAGVVLVYALRAWFVGGYYIVTYALGIYILNLLIAFLSPQVDPEVAEVLGEGPALPTRASDEFRPFVRRLPEFKFWYSIVKAFCIAFVMTFFGVFDVPVFWPILLFYWVVLFTVTMKRQILHMVKYRYVPFTFGKQRYSGKRAASADDLTLPKD, encoded by the exons ATGATggacccctcctcctccaccgcccccgcggccgccgtccccgcccacGCGCCGGCTGCCGCCTCCATCGGCGCTGGCGACGGCGggggccccgccgccgcggtgtCGGCGGCGGTCGCCACGGCATCCCGGCGGTTCCAGCACCTGCTTGACCGGTCCACGCCGCACgtcgggcggcggtggctgggCCTCGCCGGGGTGGTGCTCGTGTACGCGCTGCGCGCGTGGTTCGTCGGCGGCTACTACATCGTGACCTACGCCCTCGGCATCTACATCCTAAACCTCCTCATCGCCTTCCTCTCgccgcaagtcgaccccgagGTCGCTGAGGTGCTCGGTGAGGGCCCCGCGCTCCCCACCCGCGCCTCGGACGAGTTCCGCCCCTtcgtccgccgcctcccggaGTTCAAGTTCTG GTATTCTATTGTTAAAGCATTCTGCATTGCTTTTGTCATGACGTTCTTCGGCGTGTTTGATGTGCCTGTGTTTTGGCCTATCCTTCTTTTCTATTGGGTGGTGTTGTTTACGGTCACAATGAAGCGTCAGATTCTTCATATGGTAAAATACAGATATGTTCCATTCACCTTTGGAAAACAG CGTTACAGTGGGAAAAGAGCAGCTTCTGCAGATGATCTCACACTTCCCAAGGATTAA